One Janthinobacterium sp. TB1-E2 genomic region harbors:
- the madL gene encoding malonate transporter subunit MadL: MIIYGTALLALCHLLGIFLGDLLGQLMGVKTNVGGVGIAMLLLICARLYMQRRGWLPQMTERGVEYWGAMYIPVVVAMAAQQDVVAALRGGPVAVLAAIGSVLVCGAVISIINRMENPRMENPAAAEADSMLIKEHRHA, from the coding sequence CTTGCTCGGCATCTTCCTGGGCGACCTGCTCGGGCAGCTGATGGGCGTCAAGACCAACGTGGGTGGCGTGGGCATCGCCATGCTGCTGCTGATCTGCGCCCGTCTCTACATGCAGCGGCGCGGCTGGCTGCCGCAGATGACGGAGCGGGGCGTCGAATACTGGGGCGCCATGTATATTCCCGTGGTGGTGGCGATGGCCGCGCAGCAGGACGTGGTGGCGGCCTTGCGCGGCGGGCCGGTGGCCGTGCTGGCCGCCATCGGTTCCGTGCTTGTCTGCGGCGCCGTGATTTCCATCATTAATCGCATGGAAAACCCGCGCATGGAAAACCCTGCCGCCGCAGAAGCCGACTCGATGCTGATCAAGGAGCACCGTCATGCTTGA